The Deltaproteobacteria bacterium PRO3 genomic sequence GGCGTCCTCGTCGTGCTCCTCACGCGGGAGCTCACGGGAAGAAAGGGCGTGGCCGCCTTCGTCGGCGCCCTCTGGTTCCTAGACCCGCTCTTGTACCTGCATTTTCGCCTGGGGATGCTGGACCCACCCCTCCTGCTCTTCTTGTTGGCGGCGACCTACGCCGCCCTGCGTTTTTGGAAAGGCCCCAAGATCTCCCTGTCCTGGCTCTACCTGACGGGCCTCTGCTTGGGCCTGGCCTTGGCGACCAAGATGCTGGCCCTGGTGCTGGCCCCGGTTTTCTGGGCCCTGGCCGCCGATCGCCTGCGGCGTGGCGAAAAAAACTGGAAGTCCTTTCTGCATGGAATCGGCGCAGGCTTTCTCCTCCCGGTGGCTATCTATTGCGGGTCCCACGCCCTCCTGGGCTACAGCCCCGCCGAGACTTGGCGCCTCTGGCTCTACAACCTGGACTTCCATCAATACCACCGCGGCGCGGCCAACATGAGCAGCCGTTGGTACGAATGGCTCTACGTGGGCCAACCCCTGTGGTACTTTTGGAAGCAGCTCGAAGGGGGGCAAATCCAAGCGGTCTTGGGTACCGGCAACCTGGTGCTCTGGATCGGCGCGGAGCTTTTGACGCTCTATGCGGTCTTGCGCCGGCGCCGCAGCCCCGAGGTCTGGGCCGTCGCCGCCCTGGTCTTGATCCAATTCGCGCTCTACGCCTTCAAACCGAACACCTTTCTGCAGTATATGGTCCTCATCCTGCCTTTCCTCTACATCCTTATGGGCGTGGGCATCGCGGACCTCTTCGAGCGCTTCGAGGCGCGTTACCGGCGCATCTTGCTGATCGACTTCGCCTGTTTCTTTTTAGGTTCCTTCCTGGTTTTTTGGAATTATCTCCCCTATCTGCAAGGCAGGCCCATGAGCCGCCAGGCCTTCGATGCGGTGGGCGCGATGGGCAAGGCCCTTCCCCCGGAACAGCCATAAAAAAACCCCGCCTCGCGAGCGAGACGGGGTTTCAATAGCGAAGAACCGGTACTAATCGCGACGCCGGCGCAGATTGCGGTAGGCGCCGAATCCGAACAGGCCCGCCAGGGAAAACGCCAGGCCTAGGCCGGGCACCGCAGAGGCCGCGGGATTGAGCGCGCAGGCCGCTCCGCCGCAACCGGGGCCGTTCTTCTCGCCCCAGCCGCCGCCGCCCTCAAGGCAGCCGGCGAAGACCGGCGGCGGGGTCGGAGACGGGGTCGGGATGCATTGCTCGGGGATGTAGCAATCGATATCGCATTCCACCCGAGGCAAAATCCCTTGAGCATCAGCCTCGGCGCAGGTCAGGCCAGCCGGAGGCGCCTGGCATCCGCCGGCACAGCAGAAGTCGGCGGTATCTTGCGAACAAGATTTGGGCGTCACGGTGCATACGGCGGCCGCCGCCGAGCAGGCGTTGTCCGTACAGAGGTCCCCGTCTTCGCAATCTTGGGAGAAAGGCTCATTGTACGGCGGACCGTCGAAGACGATGCCCGGAGGCGGCGCCGAGCAGGCGTCCGCGATGACGGTGCCGGAGGTCAAAGGACAGGTACCGGCCGGAAATCCCGGAAGAAGACAATCGACCGCGCAAGTGTCGCAGGCCTCACCCTCGTCAGGTTCGCAGATGCCGTTGCCGCAGTTTTCGAGGGTGGCAAGACCCTGCGGAATGCAATTACGGCAATCGACGCTGCCGCCGGTGTCAAGGGAGTAATCGCAGCCGGAAGGGTTGTTCGGGTCTTGGAAGGTGACCACCAAGCATTCTCCGGCGCGGCATTGATTGTCCTCGTTGCCGCCGGAGATCCCGTTACAAAAGCTGTCGTCGGGGACGCAGTCATTGATCGTCTCGTCGCAAACGTAGCAATCCGGCAGGTTGAACTGTAATTGGCAAAAACCCGGTGTGTTGACACAGCCTTGGGCTTGGGCCTCCCCTGCGAAACCGGCGATCCCCAGGCCGAGGCCCAACAAGAGGGCCCCGCGTCGGATTAATTTTTTAGTGATCGTTCCACCCATGAAAACCTCCGTCCTTAAATTTGATGATATCAAGGAATTGTCCTAGGTCTTCTCAGCGTTTTGAGGGGAATCCGGATGGTTGTCAAGTATTTAGCACTCTGAAACCCAGCGAAATACCCTTGGACGCCTTCGCGAATAACTTATAAAAACCTGGTTCATGGCCATCGCCTTCGCCTGCCTCAAGACCATCTTGCTCTTCACCCTGACGGGCCTGAGCCTCTTTCGCCTCGCACCGCGAGCGATTCGCGAGATCCACTCTTGGACCGACCGCATCCTGCTCTCCCTGCTCACCGGGGTCGCCTTCTACACGCTCTTTTTTCTTCTCGCCCAAGGACTCTTCGGACTGCCGCTCACGGAAGTCACGGTCTGGGGCGTCTTCGCCCTGATCCTCGCCGCGGGGGCCGGCGTCGAGGTCTACCGGCGCCGCAAGCATCTGCAAACCGGCTTCGAGGAGTCCGAGTCGGAAGACAAGGACGAAGCCCGCCCTCCCCTAGCGGGACGCGCCCTCAAAGAAATCCTTCTCCTGGGCACCCTGGCCCTGATCTTCTTCTTCAGCCTCAATATTCGGCTGCAAAACGGCCTGAAGTGGCCGGACAAGCTGCTCGACGCCGACCCCTACCGGCACCACATCCGCACCGAGGCACTGATCCAGACGGGGCAGCTCTCGAAATTCGATCCCTATCTGGTCGGCGAGGTGCCGATCTTCGAGCTGCAGGGCTGCTATATCTTGGCGGGCGTCATCGGGGTCTCCGGGCCCTTCTCGGCCTGGGCGCTCTGGGCTTGGGGGGCTCAGGTCTTCGGCGCCTTGAGCGCCCTGTCTCTGTATCTCTTCACCAAGCTCGGGCTCAGGGCCATCGTCCAGCAGGACCTGGGGCCTCCCCCGAAGGCCAAGAAGAAGGGGCCCGCGCCGCCGCACCTGCGGGCCGAGACCGTCGCCACCTTCCTGGGCCTGATCGCCGCGGCGCTTTGGGGGGCCTCGCCCGTCCACATCCTGCGCACCAACGCCGGCTTCTCCGAGGCCTACGCCATCCCGATGCTGGCCCCCGCCTTGCTCTTCTACCTTTGGGCCGCCCAAAGCCGGATCTGGGGCGACTTCGTCTGGTTCGGCGTCTTCTTCAGCGCCCTGGCCTTCATCAATCCCGTGCCCGCCGTCTTCGTCGTCCCCTTCTTCGCCGTCCACGCCGGCTACGTCTTTTGGAAGACCCGCGACCCGCGCTGGATCTACGGCAACCTTATCGCCGGCGGGATCTTCCTCGCCTGCCTGCTGGTCTGGAACTGGAAATTCCTCGCCACGCCGCTCTTCACGGGCGCGCTGGCCACCGGCAAGGCCGGCACCGAAGGCATCCTCAAGGCGATGGGACAAAATCCCACCGTCGTCGAGAAGCTGCGCGCCGGCTGGGAGACCTTTTCGCGGGAGATCTTCCGCAACCTGGGCTTTTTCAACCTGGCGGGCGGCTGGACGGGGAGCTTCTTCGGCGCCCTGGGCCTGAACAACCTGGGCACCAAGGTGTTCTTGGATTCCCTGGCCGTAGGCGGCGCCTTCGCCGGTTCCTTCTGGATCTTCTGGAACGGCCGCGAGCGGCGGCGCCGCGTCGACGAAGGGACGATGTTCTTCTTCCTCTCCTACGCCTTCTTTTTCCTGATCCTCTTTCTCATCCCTTTCGGCTTCATCTCTTTCACCTCCAAGTACTACCGTTACTTGCTGCCGATCAGCCTGAGCCTCTCCTGCATGTTCGCCTATTTCGTCTGGCGGGTGATCCTGGCCCTCGCCCGACAGGATCGCAAGCGGTTGGCGGGCTTGGTCCTGGCGACCCTGCTGGCCCTGGTCGTCAACCGCGACGGCACCACCTGGGGCGGCTGGATCCTGAATTGCACGCAGGAGGAATACGCGGCGGCGGACTGGATCAATAAGCACGCGCCCAAGGACGCCAAGCTCATCGCCAACTGGTACACGGGGGATTATTTGCGCAGCCTCACGCTGCGCAACGTCGTGATCAGCGATTACGCACGGGTGGAGGTGCGGGTCGCGATGGAGAAGTTCAAGCTGAACACTCCCATTTTGCCGCGCAATCCCGACAAGGTGGTGGAGTACGTGCGGAACAACCCGGGCGATTATTATCTTATCACCGCCAAGTGGGGACCCTGGGGGCGCTATCAGGACAACCCGCACTTCGAGCTGCTCGAGACCTTCGGAAAGAATCCCAAGACGCAGGCGAGGATCTTCAAGGTACACCGGGAGGTGCCGGGGGTGGCATCGGAGACCAACCCAACGCAAAATTTTCCGTGATCGGGCGAGATGCCTAATTCGTCTCCGGCGCCTGCTTCGCCTTCATCGCGACCAGTTGGCTCAAGGCCGCACCCTTGACGGGCGCGGGGGCGTCGGAGGTCTTCACCAGCATCTGCAAGAGGATGTTCTCCGCCTCGGTGGGTTGGCCCATGGCCAGATAGATCCGCGCCATGCCCAGCTTGCCGCGGTAGCGGAAGGGGTCGTCCTTCAGGTCGGCGATCTCCTGGTAGACGGTCAAGGCCTCGGAGTATTTTTTCGCGTTCTCGAGGGCCACCCCTTGGGCGAGTCGCGCCACCGAATACAGGACGAAGGACTTCGACTCGGCACCCTTTTGGAAGGACTGGGCTGAGGGCTCCCACTGCGCTTGGGCGGCCAGGGCACCGCCCAGCTGAAGGGCGACCACGTCGCGCAGGGGCTTGGGCGGGTCTTGCTTCGCCAGGGCTTCCCAGGCGCCCGTCGCCTCGGCCCCCTGGGCCTGCTCGGCCTTCAGGTAGTCGAGGGCCAGGTCGTGCATCTTCTTCCCGACCCAGTAGCGCTGGAGGGCGTAGCCGCCGAAACCCAGCAGGACCGCGCCGATCAAGACGTAAAACTTTTTTTGATGAACCAGAAAATAGCGAACGACGTGGTCGAAGAAGGAGACGAACTCGTCGGGCTTGGGGGCCTTGGATTTAGGGGGACGGTTGTATTGCGCCACGGCGTACCTCTAGGATTTTTTGAACGGGTCCGGGTATAGACTGGAAAGCTTCAGGACTTCAACCGAAGAAGCGCGGCCGACGACGACGTCGACGTCACCGGCCAGTTCCCAAAGCACCTGGCGGCAGATGCCGCAGGGCAGGACGCGCGGGTCGTCGCGGGAGACCACTGCGATCGCCGCGAAGCCGCCCTCCCCCTCGCTGACCGCCTTGAAGACGGCCACCCGCTCGGCGCAGACCGTCGCGCCGAAGCTGGAGTTTTCGATGTTGCAGCCGGAATAGATCTTGCCGTCGCGGGTCCGGAGCGCCGCGCCGACGTGGTAGCCGGAGTAAGGCGCGTAGGCCCGCTCCATGGCCGCCTCGGCAGCCTGCGACAGTTCGAGATGTTCCGGTTTCGCGTTCAATGGCCGGTGCTCCCGAAGCCCCCGGCGCCGCGCGCGCTGGCATTGAGCTCCTCGACGAGTTCGATCTCCGCGCGTTCCACCCGATGGATCACCATCTGGGCGATGCGGTCCCCCGAGCGGATCTCGAAGGGCTCCTGACCCAGGTTGATCAGGATCACCTTCACCTCGCCGCGGTAGTCGTGGTCGATGGTGCCGGGGGAATTGAGGCAGGTAAGCCCATGGCGGATCGCCAGGCCCGATCGGGGGCGGACTTGGGCCTCGTAGCCCTCCGGCAGCTCCATAGAGAATCCACAGGGCACCAGGGCCCGCTCGAGGGGCTTGATCTGCAGGGGCTTCTCGAGGGCCGCGCAGAGGTCCATGCCCGCCGCCCCGTCGCTCATGTAGGCCGGGGGCGAAAAGCCGGAGACCTCGGTCAGCCGCTTAATTTTGATTGGGAGGGGGCTCATCCAGTCTTCCTCCGCCCTCGGCGTCGGGACGCAGGCCCTTCGCCTCGCGCAGGCTGAGCCCGATCTTGCCGTTGGGCTCGACGCGGAGGCATTTCACGATGATCTCGTCGCCTTCCTGGATCACGTCGGTAACCCGGTTGACCCGCTTGTCGGCGAGCTGCGAGATGTGCAGCAGCCCGTCGGTGCCGGGGATGATCTCGACAAAGGCGCCGAACTCGACGATCTTGCGGACCTTGCCGCGGTAGACGCGGCCCTCGATCGGCTCTTCGACGATCGCCTCGATCATGCGCTTGGCCTTGGTCAGCGAGGCCTCGTTGTTGCTGAAGATCTTGACGGAGCCGTCGTCCTCGACGTCGATCTTGGCGCCGGTCTGTTCGACGATGCCGCGGATCACCTTGCCGCCCGGACCGATGATGTCGCGGATCTTCTCTTTGTTGATCTGGATCTGGACGATGCGCGGGGCGTAAGGCGAGAGGTTGGGCCGCGGGGCGTCCAGGGCCTTGGCCATTTCGCCCAGGATGTGAATGCGGCCTTGGCGCGCCTGCTCGAGGGCCTGCTCCATGACCTGCGGGGGTAGTCCCTCGATCTTGATGTCCATCTGCAGGGCGGTGATGCCCTTGGAGGTGCCGGCGACCTTGAAGTCCATGTCGCCCAGGTGGTCCTCGTCGCCCAGGATGTCGGAGAGCACCAGGTACT encodes the following:
- a CDS encoding phospholipid carrier-dependent glycosyltransferase codes for the protein MSPRKKRPAVPPALLLALLGLGYFLYFFHQVGLAEQPYWDERIYVNAARAYQDLAKPYPNPEHPPLGKQILVLGMGLWGDQPQGWRFFSALAGALSGVLVVLLTRELTGRKGVAAFVGALWFLDPLLYLHFRLGMLDPPLLLFLLAATYAALRFWKGPKISLSWLYLTGLCLGLALATKMLALVLAPVFWALAADRLRRGEKNWKSFLHGIGAGFLLPVAIYCGSHALLGYSPAETWRLWLYNLDFHQYHRGAANMSSRWYEWLYVGQPLWYFWKQLEGGQIQAVLGTGNLVLWIGAELLTLYAVLRRRRSPEVWAVAALVLIQFALYAFKPNTFLQYMVLILPFLYILMGVGIADLFERFEARYRRILLIDFACFFLGSFLVFWNYLPYLQGRPMSRQAFDAVGAMGKALPPEQP
- a CDS encoding tetratricopeptide repeat protein codes for the protein MAQYNRPPKSKAPKPDEFVSFFDHVVRYFLVHQKKFYVLIGAVLLGFGGYALQRYWVGKKMHDLALDYLKAEQAQGAEATGAWEALAKQDPPKPLRDVVALQLGGALAAQAQWEPSAQSFQKGAESKSFVLYSVARLAQGVALENAKKYSEALTVYQEIADLKDDPFRYRGKLGMARIYLAMGQPTEAENILLQMLVKTSDAPAPVKGAALSQLVAMKAKQAPETN
- a CDS encoding cytidine deaminase, whose protein sequence is MERAYAPYSGYHVGAALRTRDGKIYSGCNIENSSFGATVCAERVAVFKAVSEGEGGFAAIAVVSRDDPRVLPCGICRQVLWELAGDVDVVVGRASSVEVLKLSSLYPDPFKKS
- a CDS encoding dUTP diphosphatase — translated: MSPLPIKIKRLTEVSGFSPPAYMSDGAAGMDLCAALEKPLQIKPLERALVPCGFSMELPEGYEAQVRPRSGLAIRHGLTCLNSPGTIDHDYRGEVKVILINLGQEPFEIRSGDRIAQMVIHRVERAEIELVEELNASARGAGGFGSTGH
- the pnp gene encoding polyribonucleotide nucleotidyltransferase, which codes for EMKVSAYFGELESEILRKQIATQKQRIDGRGLTDIRPITIETGLLPRAHGSALFTRGETQALVTATLGTSEDIQIIDTLLEEGTKHFMLHYNFPPFSVGETKPLRSPGRREIGHGALAERSVTKVLPDEEQFPYVIRIVSEILESNGSSSMASVCGSSLAMMDAGVPIRAAVAGIAMGLIKEDDQYLVLSDILGDEDHLGDMDFKVAGTSKGITALQMDIKIEGLPPQVMEQALEQARQGRIHILGEMAKALDAPRPNLSPYAPRIVQIQINKEKIRDIIGPGGKVIRGIVEQTGAKIDVEDDGSVKIFSNNEASLTKAKRMIEAIVEEPIEGRVYRGKVRKIVEFGAFVEIIPGTDGLLHISQLADKRVNRVTDVIQEGDEIIVKCLRVEPNGKIGLSLREAKGLRPDAEGGGRLDEPPPNQN